In Phragmitibacter flavus, the following are encoded in one genomic region:
- a CDS encoding alpha/beta hydrolase family protein yields the protein MAILLGVVQGSAQEAELPGEIRSFFEVPGEFAGKLSGHRSPLVFEDGRVVKSAEEWKERRAEILETWHGLMGEWPRLLTGDELKLEVLERVKRENFWQSRVRVPMAPGRSELGYLMVPEGEGPFPAVVVPFYEAETSAGLGGKPLRDFALQLAKRGFVTLSFGSPGGDARKPVLSEGAACQPLSYLGYVAANAWLVLANLTEVDESRIGIVGHSYGGKWAMFGSCLWEKYACAVWSDGGVVFDEERPSVNYWEPWYLGNERGAVPKRGLITKENPRGGAYKKLVEGGHDLVELHALMAPRPFLVSGGSEDFPSRWMALNHAVAVNRLLGVENRVGMTNREKHDPTVESNAAVYAFFEWWLKR from the coding sequence TTGGCGATTTTGCTGGGTGTTGTTCAGGGGTCGGCACAGGAAGCGGAGCTGCCGGGGGAGATCCGTAGTTTTTTTGAGGTGCCGGGGGAGTTTGCGGGGAAGCTGAGCGGGCATCGGTCGCCGTTGGTGTTTGAGGATGGGCGGGTGGTGAAGTCGGCGGAGGAATGGAAGGAGCGAAGGGCTGAGATTTTGGAGACGTGGCATGGATTGATGGGGGAGTGGCCGAGGTTGTTGACGGGTGATGAGCTGAAGCTCGAGGTGCTGGAGCGGGTGAAGCGGGAGAATTTCTGGCAAAGTCGGGTGCGGGTGCCGATGGCACCGGGGAGGAGTGAGCTGGGGTATCTCATGGTGCCGGAGGGGGAAGGTCCGTTTCCGGCGGTGGTGGTGCCGTTTTATGAGGCGGAGACGAGTGCGGGATTGGGCGGGAAGCCCTTGCGGGATTTTGCGTTGCAGCTGGCCAAGCGGGGGTTTGTGACGTTGAGTTTTGGGTCGCCGGGTGGGGATGCGCGGAAGCCGGTGCTGAGTGAGGGGGCGGCGTGCCAGCCGCTTTCGTATCTGGGGTATGTGGCGGCGAATGCGTGGTTGGTGCTGGCGAATTTAACGGAGGTGGATGAGAGCCGGATTGGCATTGTGGGGCATTCGTATGGGGGAAAGTGGGCGATGTTCGGGTCGTGCTTGTGGGAGAAGTATGCGTGCGCCGTGTGGTCGGATGGTGGGGTGGTTTTTGACGAGGAGAGGCCGAGTGTGAATTATTGGGAGCCGTGGTATTTGGGGAACGAGCGGGGGGCGGTGCCGAAGCGGGGGTTGATCACGAAGGAGAATCCGCGTGGCGGGGCGTATAAAAAGCTGGTGGAGGGGGGGCATGATCTGGTGGAGTTGCATGCATTGATGGCACCACGGCCGTTTTTGGTATCCGGGGGTTCGGAGGATTTTCCTTCGCGCTGGATGGCGCTGAATCACGCGGTGGCGGTGAACCGGTTGCTGGGGGTGGAGAACCGGGTGGGGATGACCAATCGGGAGAAGCATGATCCGACGGTGGAGTCTAACGCGGCGGTTTATGCGTTTTTTGAATGGTGGTTGAAGCGGTAG
- a CDS encoding glycosyltransferase, whose translation MKVLITNNRLEFRGGAESFVRDLARNLQSFGHTVMAYSSDLGQRDRLLTYDQVPVTTDLANLPFKPDIIHAQHHLDAITAIAALPGVPAVYHIHGAVWRDRPPIHPAIKHYLAMSRTIRERAMIENNIPPSDITVFLNSVDLHRFQRIRNLPEKPLRALFYNPNHGPQSPVYQTIREAAETCGLTLDAIGYHFSNMINNPQEVLSTYDVVFASGLSAIDALASGCAVIVVGANGCGPLICRENYDRLRTVNFSIPINSPPPSVAGIIEEIRRYSQEDATAICQTLRHDADQQRSTRDLIRIYESVIQQYHDHPPSLEDQMLGLSNYLRTLVPLIKMVDDNQCQNGMPAYKAEAIDELSNHLLNIVNIIRHP comes from the coding sequence ATGAAAGTTCTTATCACCAACAACCGCCTCGAGTTTCGTGGCGGTGCCGAAAGTTTTGTGCGCGACCTCGCCCGCAACCTGCAATCCTTTGGCCACACCGTCATGGCCTACAGCAGCGACCTCGGCCAGCGCGACCGGCTCCTCACCTACGACCAGGTTCCCGTCACCACCGACCTCGCCAACCTCCCCTTCAAACCCGACATCATCCACGCCCAGCATCACCTGGATGCCATCACCGCCATTGCCGCCCTTCCGGGCGTTCCCGCCGTCTACCACATTCACGGTGCCGTCTGGCGCGACCGACCGCCCATCCACCCCGCCATCAAACATTACCTCGCCATGTCCCGCACCATTCGCGAGCGGGCCATGATCGAAAACAACATCCCCCCATCCGATATCACCGTTTTTCTCAACAGCGTCGATCTTCACCGCTTCCAACGCATTCGCAACCTGCCCGAAAAACCCCTTCGCGCCCTCTTCTACAATCCCAATCACGGCCCCCAAAGCCCTGTTTACCAAACCATCCGCGAAGCCGCCGAAACCTGTGGACTTACTCTCGACGCCATCGGCTACCACTTCAGCAACATGATCAACAACCCCCAGGAAGTGCTCTCCACCTATGACGTGGTTTTCGCCTCCGGCCTCTCCGCGATCGATGCCCTCGCCAGCGGCTGCGCCGTCATCGTGGTCGGCGCCAACGGCTGCGGTCCCCTCATCTGCCGCGAAAACTACGACCGCCTTCGCACCGTCAACTTCTCCATTCCCATCAATTCCCCGCCCCCATCCGTCGCTGGGATCATCGAAGAAATCCGCCGTTACTCCCAGGAAGACGCCACCGCCATCTGCCAAACCCTCCGTCACGATGCCGATCAGCAACGTTCCACCCGCGACCTCATCCGCATCTACGAATCCGTCATCCAGCAATACCACGACCATCCGCCCAGCCTGGAGGACCAGATGCTCGGCCTTTCCAACTACTTGCGCACCCTGGTGCCGCTCATCAAAATGGTGGACGACAACCAATGCCAAAACGGCATGCCCGCCTACAAAGCCGAAGCCATCGACGAACTCAGCAACCACTTGCTCAACATCGTCAACATCATCCGGCATCCCTAA
- a CDS encoding bifunctional chorismate mutase/prephenate dehydratase: MSLEDIRTKIDRVDRELLKFLNERADLVHQVGEIKRKEGLEIYAPDREEKLLLKLIELNQKHKGRLPEKSIRAIYREIISAALALEQDLRIGYLGPAGSWTHQAAISRFGNSVLYVSEASTEDVFECVNSQEADYGVLPIEHSTEGAVHHTLDHLVDSPLQIYSQFLWRTETVLMSNGSRDTVDYIYGHPQVIAQCRKWLTVNFPDAELREAPSTSQAAAFACEHPASAALGTALGAELQGLKIIASSIDDSASQARFIILGRRPAPATGNDNTLLMVTAHDKVGALFEILEAFVKQGINVRHIENRPVTTDEVGLPSRVRFFLEVTGHCHDEGLKKAQEDVGGDGAHIKILGSYPVSNWGDRD, from the coding sequence ATGAGCCTTGAAGACATCCGCACCAAGATTGACCGCGTTGACCGGGAGCTGCTGAAGTTCCTGAATGAACGGGCGGATTTGGTGCATCAGGTGGGCGAGATCAAGCGCAAGGAGGGGCTGGAAATTTATGCCCCGGATCGTGAAGAAAAGCTGCTGCTGAAGCTGATTGAGCTGAATCAGAAACACAAGGGGAGGTTGCCGGAGAAGTCGATCAGGGCCATTTATCGTGAGATCATTTCGGCGGCGCTGGCGCTGGAGCAGGATTTGCGGATTGGGTATTTGGGACCGGCGGGATCGTGGACGCATCAGGCGGCGATCAGCCGGTTTGGGAATTCGGTATTGTATGTGTCGGAGGCGAGCACGGAGGATGTGTTCGAGTGCGTGAATTCGCAGGAGGCGGATTACGGGGTGTTGCCGATTGAGCATTCGACGGAAGGGGCGGTGCATCACACGCTGGATCATCTGGTGGATTCGCCGTTGCAGATTTACTCGCAGTTTCTTTGGCGAACGGAGACGGTGCTGATGTCAAACGGGTCGCGCGATACGGTCGATTACATTTACGGGCATCCGCAGGTGATTGCGCAGTGTCGCAAGTGGCTGACGGTGAACTTCCCGGATGCGGAGCTGCGCGAGGCGCCTTCGACGAGTCAGGCGGCGGCGTTTGCGTGTGAGCATCCAGCGTCGGCGGCGTTGGGGACGGCGTTGGGAGCGGAGTTGCAGGGCTTGAAGATCATTGCGTCGTCGATTGATGACAGTGCGTCACAGGCGCGGTTCATTATTTTGGGTCGGCGTCCGGCTCCGGCGACGGGGAACGACAACACGCTGTTGATGGTGACGGCGCATGACAAGGTGGGGGCTTTGTTTGAGATTCTTGAAGCGTTTGTGAAACAGGGGATCAACGTGCGGCACATTGAGAACCGTCCGGTGACGACCGATGAGGTGGGGCTGCCGAGCCGGGTGAGGTTTTTCCTGGAGGTGACGGGGCATTGTCACGATGAAGGACTCAAAAAGGCGCAGGAGGATGTCGGTGGGGATGGCGCGCACATCAAAATTTTGGGGAGTTATCCGGTGTCGAACTGGGGCGACAGGGACTGA